Within the Iodidimonas sp. SYSU 1G8 genome, the region GTACCGCGCCTACCTGGCGTACACGGACAGCCTGGGCCCGGACCAGGGCCTGACGCTGCAATCGGCCGAGCTGGCGCAGCGCCGCTGGGTCATCAACCGGGACCAGTGCCGCGATGAACTCTGCGTGCGTGACCTGTACGAGGACCGGATCGACGCCTTGCGGGCCCAGCACAACACCAATATGGGCCTGCGCCGCTGACCGTCAGTCCTTGAAGATTTGCGGTCTGGCGAGGTCAACATCCTTGCGGGCGGCGGCGACGTGCAGCGCCGCGACCTGCATGCCGGGACCGGGCTGGACGAACTCGATGGTCTTGCCGTCGGGATCGCGCATGATGCAGAACTTGGACCCGGCGATCTGTCCTTCGTCGCCCGCATAGACCGGTTCGGTATGAAAGTCGTGCCCCATGGCCGTGAGCCGGGCGTAGACATCCTCGATGTCGTCGACGACGAAGCACAGATACACATAGCCCACATCGTCCTGGCGCTGGTCCATCGGACGGCGCGCGGGAATGAATTCCAGCAGTTCGATGGCGAAATTACCGACAGGGATCAGCACCGCGCGATGGACATGCGGCGGCAGGCGCAAATTCCTGTCGGCGCTGGGGCCGGAGACCTCCAGCGCAAAGGCCGGCTCGAGGCCGAAGACCTCGCGATACCATTGCACGGAGCGCTCCAGATTGCTCACCGTGATGCCGACGTGATGGAAAACCACTGGTATGGTCAAGATCGAACTCCCCTGTCGCCTGTCTCCCCGCGCCAAGGCTCGTCGCCGGGCATCGCGCTTGTCAAGCGGCGGCGACGATTCCGCATGGGGTTTCACGGCGCATGCACTAGCATGCGGCAGCGGCCCGGTGGAGGAGCCGCCCAACTGAAAGCAGTATGATGCGTCGCAGAACGGGCCTGTTGGCCATGATGCTCGCCCTGGTCGCGGCAAGCGCCTCGGCGGCGCCGTCTCCGGCCATCGACGGCGTGCCCAAGGGCGGCGTGCTCGAGTTCGCCGTGTCGCGCAAGAACGAGCCCATCGGCACCGCCACCCTCACCTTCGCCGACAAGGGCGAGGATCTTCAGGTGCAGGTGGACGTGAACCTGAAAGTGAAGCTGCTGTTCCTGACCGTCTACAGCTACCGCCACCAGGCCACGGAAACCTGGTCCGACGACCGGCTGGTGGCGTTCGACAGCACGACGCAGGAGAACGGCAAGAGCTGGCAAGTGGACGCCCATGCCGAAGACGATGGCACCCTCAGCGTCAACGCCAATGGCAAGCAGGGCAGCGTGCCGGACACGCTGCCGCCGACCAGTTACTGGAATCCGACCATGATCGGGCAGTCGCGCTGGTTCAACAGTCAGTTCGGCACGGCAGGCGACGTCGCCGTGCGGACCCTGGGCCGCGAGACCGTGGAATCCGCCGGTCGGATGCTGGCCGCCCAGCGCTTCAAGATCACGGGAACCGTGACGGAAACCGGCAAGCCCA harbors:
- a CDS encoding DUF6134 family protein, with product MMRRRTGLLAMMLALVAASASAAPSPAIDGVPKGGVLEFAVSRKNEPIGTATLTFADKGEDLQVQVDVNLKVKLLFLTVYSYRHQATETWSDDRLVAFDSTTQENGKSWQVDAHAEDDGTLSVNANGKQGSVPDTLPPTSYWNPTMIGQSRWFNSQFGTAGDVAVRTLGRETVESAGRMLAAQRFKITGTVTETGKPIDLDLWYADNGELVKMHSIADSDGSLIEFDRIR
- a CDS encoding VOC family protein produces the protein MTIPVVFHHVGITVSNLERSVQWYREVFGLEPAFALEVSGPSADRNLRLPPHVHRAVLIPVGNFAIELLEFIPARRPMDQRQDDVGYVYLCFVVDDIEDVYARLTAMGHDFHTEPVYAGDEGQIAGSKFCIMRDPDGKTIEFVQPGPGMQVAALHVAAARKDVDLARPQIFKD